The Spirosoma radiotolerans genome has a window encoding:
- a CDS encoding phosphoribosyltransferase family protein has translation MNTVQPTLILNAEQIRQKIRRIAFQIYENNFEEPALLLAGISGEGYVLAQALAKELQTIAPFSVNLLKLNLDKTQLAQPLVQADQPATAYTDTVVIVIDDVLYTGRTLAFSLQPFLAVPVRKLQVAVLVDRNHPRYPVSADYKGYELSTTLTEHVDVVLSDESRMGVYLT, from the coding sequence ATGAATACCGTCCAGCCGACGCTTATCCTGAATGCCGAGCAGATCCGTCAGAAAATCAGGCGGATAGCTTTCCAGATTTATGAAAATAACTTTGAAGAACCGGCTCTGCTACTAGCCGGTATTTCGGGGGAGGGTTATGTACTGGCACAAGCATTGGCAAAAGAATTGCAGACCATCGCTCCTTTTTCAGTCAACCTGCTTAAACTTAATCTCGATAAGACACAGTTGGCCCAACCGCTTGTGCAGGCTGACCAGCCCGCCACTGCTTATACCGATACAGTCGTTATTGTAATCGACGATGTTTTATATACTGGCCGTACGCTGGCTTTCAGCTTACAGCCTTTCCTGGCTGTGCCCGTTCGCAAGTTGCAGGTTGCTGTTCTGGTGGATCGTAATCACCCGCGCTATCCTGTTTCTGCCGATTATAAGGGGTATGAGCTAAGTACAACCCTCACCGAACACGTCGATGTGGTGCTCAGCGATGAAAGTCGTATGGGCGTTTATTTGACGTAG
- a CDS encoding YcxB family protein, translating to MIVKTKKYALDQKTYINIALRQWVKENWKWAFVPLALIVLNVVLNLTNVYPNYWIYIVIVLLTILYVLFWAVQITGIAQMEQSKALFQKYVYEIDSRQILMRINAKEGGILKWSQIDSVIKDKDAYILFLDNAEAMSNVKANWIARTVTKGLSKAQFLYLPFNIFTSDNDLRFTDALLKRKGLLPGSVPAETVK from the coding sequence ATGATTGTTAAGACTAAAAAATACGCGTTAGACCAAAAAACGTATATTAATATCGCCTTACGGCAGTGGGTAAAAGAGAACTGGAAGTGGGCCTTTGTGCCCCTGGCTCTTATTGTGCTGAATGTGGTTCTGAACTTGACAAACGTGTATCCAAATTATTGGATTTATATTGTCATTGTGTTGCTCACCATTCTATATGTGCTTTTCTGGGCCGTTCAGATTACCGGTATTGCGCAGATGGAACAAAGCAAAGCCTTGTTTCAGAAATACGTTTATGAAATTGATAGCCGTCAGATTTTAATGCGCATCAATGCCAAAGAAGGCGGCATTTTGAAGTGGAGCCAGATTGATAGCGTGATCAAGGACAAAGATGCCTACATCCTGTTTCTGGATAATGCCGAAGCGATGTCGAATGTAAAGGCCAACTGGATTGCCAGAACCGTTACAAAAGGCCTCTCGAAAGCGCAGTTTCTGTACCTGCCATTTAACATTTTCACCAGCGATAACGACCTGCGCTTTACCGACGCTTTACTGAAACGCAAAGGCTTGTTGCCAGGCAGCGTTCCCGCCGAAACAGTGAAATAA
- a CDS encoding S9 family peptidase: MKIRRFLTGVTLLLITFSASSQSLKTVSLDDIWGRNQGVFNQRTVEAVNWMKTGGFYTTLDGGKIIKFTITTGAPVETLFDARQATVSGSGKKVTVDGYQLSADERKMLITTQEEPIYRRSSKAEFYVYDLRTRQLVPLSKGGKQQYATFSPDGRRVAFMRDNNLFVVDLGTRKETKLTMDGKQNAIINGGADWVYEEEFSMARAFEWSPDSKHLAWIRFDESRVPEYDMQIWGGLYPVEYRFKYPKAGEANSVVTVWIADVLTGKKVQAQTGTETDTYLPRIQWTENANLLSVRRMNRLQNKLDLLHVNATTGQATTVLTETSPTYVDLEFTDDLTYLNDGKSFLWSSERSGYKHLYRYDMGGKLMQPITSGDFEVATVSGVDEKTGTVFFTSTEASPLDRHLYRIGLDGRNKQKLTSEAGTYTANFSPDLAFYLLYHTAANAPVRVTLRDTQSLNDQRVLESNETLKTRLTTYALSPKQFFQTKAADGTPINGWMIRPVEFDSTGTKKHPVLMFVYGGPGSQTVKNEWDSRDFFWYQTLAQKGYIIVSVDGRGTGARGAAFRTATYAQLGKLETEDQIAAARYLKTLPFVDPARVGIWGWSYGGYMSALCMTLGADVFKAGISVAPVTNWRFYDTIYTERYLKRPQENASGYDDNSPVTHAAKLSGPYLLIHGTGDDNVHFQNSIAFEDALIAAGKQFQSFYYPNRNHGIYGGNTRLHLYQMLTNFIEKNL; the protein is encoded by the coding sequence ATGAAAATCCGGCGCTTTCTGACAGGAGTGACCTTGTTGCTGATTACGTTTTCGGCCAGTAGTCAATCATTGAAAACGGTTTCGCTCGATGACATCTGGGGACGTAACCAGGGCGTCTTCAACCAACGTACCGTAGAAGCGGTGAACTGGATGAAAACCGGCGGTTTTTATACTACCCTCGATGGCGGCAAGATTATTAAGTTTACCATCACCACTGGTGCGCCGGTAGAAACGCTTTTCGATGCCCGGCAGGCAACCGTGTCGGGAAGCGGGAAAAAAGTTACGGTAGACGGCTATCAACTTTCGGCAGACGAGCGGAAAATGCTCATTACAACGCAGGAAGAACCTATTTATCGCCGATCGAGCAAGGCCGAGTTTTATGTGTATGACCTCCGTACGCGTCAATTAGTGCCCCTGAGTAAGGGCGGAAAACAACAATATGCGACTTTCTCGCCCGATGGCAGGCGCGTTGCATTCATGCGCGATAACAACCTGTTTGTCGTTGACCTGGGCACCCGGAAGGAAACCAAATTAACGATGGACGGTAAACAGAATGCCATCATCAACGGCGGAGCGGACTGGGTGTACGAAGAAGAATTTAGCATGGCGCGTGCCTTCGAATGGTCGCCAGACAGCAAGCACCTGGCCTGGATACGGTTCGATGAAAGCCGTGTGCCCGAATACGACATGCAGATCTGGGGTGGTTTGTATCCGGTAGAATATCGGTTCAAATACCCCAAAGCGGGTGAAGCCAATTCAGTTGTAACGGTCTGGATAGCGGATGTGCTGACGGGCAAAAAAGTACAGGCGCAAACAGGCACAGAGACGGATACCTACCTGCCCCGGATTCAATGGACAGAAAACGCAAACCTGCTCTCCGTTCGGCGGATGAACCGCCTGCAGAATAAGCTCGATTTACTGCATGTCAATGCTACTACCGGGCAGGCCACAACGGTATTAACCGAAACCAGCCCTACGTATGTCGACCTGGAATTTACCGATGACCTGACGTATTTGAACGATGGTAAATCGTTTCTCTGGAGTAGTGAACGCAGTGGCTACAAGCATCTGTATCGCTACGACATGGGTGGTAAACTGATGCAACCCATCACATCGGGTGATTTTGAGGTGGCTACCGTATCGGGTGTCGATGAGAAGACGGGCACCGTTTTTTTTACCTCTACGGAAGCTTCACCGCTCGACCGGCATTTGTACCGTATTGGGCTGGATGGCCGGAACAAACAAAAACTGACCAGTGAAGCTGGCACCTATACCGCCAACTTTAGCCCTGATCTCGCATTTTATCTGTTGTATCATACGGCTGCCAACGCCCCTGTAAGGGTTACGTTACGGGATACCCAATCACTTAACGACCAACGCGTACTGGAGTCAAACGAAACCCTAAAAACGCGGTTGACGACCTATGCGTTGTCCCCAAAACAGTTTTTCCAGACCAAAGCCGCCGATGGTACGCCCATAAATGGCTGGATGATTCGGCCTGTAGAGTTCGATAGCACAGGGACAAAAAAGCACCCTGTTCTGATGTTTGTTTATGGTGGGCCGGGCTCGCAGACGGTTAAGAATGAGTGGGACAGCCGCGATTTTTTCTGGTATCAGACACTGGCGCAAAAAGGCTATATCATTGTATCGGTCGACGGGCGCGGGACCGGGGCGCGGGGGGCCGCCTTTCGTACGGCTACCTACGCGCAACTTGGCAAACTCGAAACCGAAGATCAAATAGCCGCAGCGCGCTATCTGAAAACATTACCTTTCGTCGATCCGGCTCGCGTTGGTATCTGGGGCTGGAGTTACGGCGGCTATATGAGCGCGCTCTGCATGACGCTGGGCGCGGATGTATTCAAGGCGGGCATTTCGGTGGCACCCGTTACGAACTGGCGCTTCTATGACACGATTTATACAGAACGATACCTCAAACGTCCACAGGAAAACGCATCGGGTTACGACGATAACTCCCCGGTCACGCACGCGGCTAAACTAAGCGGGCCGTACCTGCTCATTCACGGCACCGGCGATGACAATGTCCATTTTCAAAACTCTATTGCCTTCGAAGATGCGCTCATTGCGGCTGGCAAGCAGTTCCAGTCGTTTTATTACCCGAACCGCAATCACGGTATTTATGGTGGCAACACGCGGCTTCACCTCTACCAAATGCTGACCAATTTCATCGAGAAGAATCTTTAA
- a CDS encoding DUF4783 domain-containing protein produces MLVSFVFSLLVCLHSGKAPSETDITQMVGTSLRNGDAVRLSARFAKTIELVIDTENVDFQALQATHAELILRSFFRKYPPHGFQFVYRGASDKLRYTTGTYETGGQVFSVYVLMRQTPDHQYAINALHFRKE; encoded by the coding sequence ATGCTTGTTAGTTTTGTTTTCAGCCTTTTGGTCTGCCTGCATTCCGGCAAGGCCCCATCAGAAACTGATATTACTCAAATGGTGGGTACATCGTTACGGAATGGCGATGCCGTTCGGTTATCAGCGCGTTTTGCCAAAACGATCGAGTTGGTTATTGACACCGAAAACGTTGACTTTCAGGCGTTGCAAGCTACCCACGCTGAATTGATCTTACGCTCTTTTTTTCGCAAGTACCCGCCCCACGGTTTCCAATTCGTTTATCGGGGAGCGTCGGATAAACTTCGTTACACCACAGGTACCTATGAGACCGGCGGGCAGGTATTCTCGGTCTATGTCCTCATGCGTCAGACGCCCGATCACCAATACGCGATCAATGCCCTGCACTTCAGGAAAGAGTAG
- a CDS encoding DASH family cryptochrome produces MNRILYWFRNDLRLHDNEGFARALDDADQVLPVFVFDPRWFTPHPRLGFPKTAVFRANFLLESVADLRQSLRNKGADLIVRIGNPAEVLAELASEISASAIYTSKEITQEETDMESKLSNKLKPLNIDIKFFWMSTLYHVRDLPFTISRLPDVFTQYRHQIEKSVRIRPTFQTPEAVSLVPNVWPSDMPTLTTLGFDSEARQQIEHPDSRRAIAFQGGEHVALDRLNRYLWQTDRITTYKETRNGLLGDDYSSKFSAWLANGCLSPRFIYEEITRYENERVKNESTYWLIFELLWRDFFRFVALRFGTRIFKSSGIKHDLNRKFIQDEALFQRWAEGNTGIPFIDANMREMNATGFMSNRGRQNVASFLVSDLGLDWTWGAAYFESKLIDYDPCSNWGNWNYVAGVGNDPRQFSNGQPRYFNIYSQAMRYDEQGNYVKHWLPELARVPAELVHLVSNLTAAEQEQYGVVLGIDYPSPVVDPNKWITNPSP; encoded by the coding sequence ATGAATCGCATTTTATACTGGTTCCGTAACGACCTTCGTCTGCACGATAATGAGGGATTTGCTCGCGCGCTTGACGACGCCGATCAGGTACTGCCCGTCTTTGTGTTCGACCCACGCTGGTTTACGCCACACCCTCGGCTGGGCTTTCCGAAAACAGCGGTTTTTCGGGCTAATTTTCTGCTTGAAAGCGTTGCCGATCTTCGCCAGTCGCTTCGAAACAAAGGAGCCGATCTGATCGTACGAATTGGAAACCCAGCCGAGGTGCTGGCCGAACTTGCCAGCGAAATCAGCGCATCAGCCATTTATACGAGCAAAGAGATTACACAGGAAGAAACTGACATGGAGTCGAAATTGAGCAACAAACTTAAACCGCTCAATATCGACATTAAGTTCTTCTGGATGAGCACACTTTACCATGTCCGGGATTTACCGTTTACGATCTCGCGGCTACCCGACGTGTTCACGCAGTATCGGCATCAGATCGAGAAAAGCGTCAGGATTCGGCCAACGTTTCAAACGCCGGAAGCTGTATCACTCGTGCCCAATGTGTGGCCCAGCGATATGCCTACGTTGACAACACTTGGTTTCGATAGCGAAGCCAGGCAACAGATTGAACACCCAGATTCACGACGGGCGATAGCCTTTCAAGGGGGCGAACACGTAGCGCTTGACCGGCTTAACCGCTACCTGTGGCAAACGGATCGGATTACTACCTACAAAGAAACCCGCAACGGGCTTCTCGGCGATGACTATTCGAGTAAGTTTTCGGCCTGGCTGGCCAACGGATGCCTGTCGCCCCGGTTCATTTATGAAGAAATAACGCGTTACGAAAACGAGCGGGTTAAGAATGAGTCGACGTACTGGCTGATTTTCGAGTTACTGTGGCGCGATTTTTTCCGGTTCGTCGCCCTGCGGTTCGGTACCCGAATCTTTAAGAGCAGCGGGATCAAACATGACCTGAATCGAAAATTCATTCAGGATGAAGCGCTATTCCAGCGGTGGGCAGAAGGTAATACCGGCATCCCGTTTATCGACGCCAATATGCGCGAGATGAACGCCACCGGATTTATGAGCAACCGCGGCCGACAAAACGTTGCCAGTTTCCTGGTCAGCGACCTCGGCCTTGACTGGACCTGGGGAGCGGCTTATTTTGAAAGCAAACTCATCGACTACGACCCATGTAGCAACTGGGGTAACTGGAACTATGTAGCCGGTGTGGGCAATGACCCACGCCAGTTCAGCAACGGGCAACCACGCTATTTCAACATCTACAGCCAGGCCATGCGGTACGACGAGCAAGGCAATTATGTGAAACACTGGCTTCCGGAATTGGCTCGGGTACCCGCTGAGCTGGTGCATCTTGTTTCGAACCTAACGGCCGCGGAGCAGGAACAGTACGGCGTGGTACTGGGTATCGATTACCCGTCACCGGTTGTCGATCCGAATAAGTGGATTACGAATCCCTCCCCTTAA